In Halogeometricum sp. S1BR25-6, a single genomic region encodes these proteins:
- a CDS encoding trimeric intracellular cation channel family protein — MNVVGLLAFAVAGSLKASDAGLDLFGVAVLGVLTALGGGTVRDVLVNRPPASLTTTGDMTVALVGVALAVVLARRAPEHVRILDSRAFLVSDAVGLAAFAATGALVGTDAGLAPYGVVVLAAVTAVGGGSFADVFLGRVPVVLREDFYATPALLGGGVFLFARVVGAPTGVSAGACAGVVFALRMLALRREWRLPQV; from the coding sequence ATGAACGTCGTCGGTCTGCTCGCGTTCGCCGTCGCGGGGTCGCTGAAGGCGTCCGACGCCGGTCTCGACCTGTTCGGCGTGGCCGTCCTCGGCGTTCTCACGGCCCTCGGCGGCGGCACCGTCCGCGACGTCCTGGTCAACCGACCCCCCGCGTCGCTGACGACGACGGGCGACATGACCGTCGCCCTCGTCGGCGTGGCTCTCGCCGTCGTCCTCGCGCGGCGCGCCCCCGAACACGTTCGTATCCTCGACAGTCGCGCGTTCCTCGTGAGCGACGCCGTCGGCCTCGCGGCCTTCGCCGCGACGGGGGCGCTCGTCGGCACGGACGCCGGACTCGCGCCGTACGGGGTGGTCGTCCTCGCCGCGGTGACGGCCGTCGGCGGCGGGTCGTTCGCCGACGTGTTCCTCGGTCGCGTGCCCGTCGTCCTGCGCGAGGACTTCTACGCGACGCCCGCCCTCCTCGGCGGCGGCGTCTTCCTGTTCGCGCGCGTCGTCGGCGCGCCGACCGGGGTTTCCGCCGGCGCCTGCGCCGGCGTCGTCTTCGCCCTGCGGATGCTGGCGCTCCGGCGCGAGTGGCGACTTCCGCAGGTCTGA
- a CDS encoding nicotinamide-nucleotide adenylyltransferase, producing MRGFYIGRFQPFHNGHHRMVEEIAKEVDELVLGIGSAGDSHSPRNPFTAGERVMMVTKSVADFDITTYAVPIEDLDRNSVWVSHVQSMSPAFDVAYSNNPLVIQLFSEAGVEVHQSPMFNRDVLEGTELRDRMVHDENWRDLVPDPVERIIDEVGGIERLQRVSDTDSNGGRDDYPSPS from the coding sequence ATGCGGGGGTTCTACATCGGTCGCTTCCAGCCCTTTCACAACGGCCACCACCGGATGGTCGAAGAGATAGCCAAAGAGGTGGACGAACTCGTCCTCGGTATCGGTTCCGCCGGCGACTCCCACTCGCCGCGAAACCCGTTCACGGCGGGCGAACGCGTCATGATGGTGACGAAGTCCGTCGCGGACTTCGACATCACCACCTACGCCGTCCCCATCGAGGACCTGGACAGAAACTCCGTCTGGGTGAGCCACGTTCAGAGCATGTCTCCCGCCTTCGACGTGGCGTACTCGAACAACCCCCTCGTCATCCAACTGTTCTCCGAGGCCGGCGTGGAGGTGCACCAGTCGCCGATGTTCAACCGCGACGTGCTGGAGGGCACCGAACTCCGCGACCGGATGGTGCACGACGAGAACTGGCGCGACTTGGTCCCCGACCCCGTCGAGCGCATCATCGACGAGGTGGGCGGCATCGAACGCCTGCAACGCGTCAGCGACACCGACTCGAACGGCGGGCGCGACGACTACCCCTCGCCGTCGTAA